A stretch of DNA from Cryptomeria japonica chromosome 4, Sugi_1.0, whole genome shotgun sequence:
caagtttcatgtagataaaattcatacCGACAAGAATCCagctgatgtgctcactaaagttgttaagtgggagaagttcgattTCTGTCAAGCTTCTCTTGACCTCTCCAATAACTGATAGCAGgactgagtgggggaatctacttgttgaAGCAGTTCattggccttcagtgggagattgttggaagttaagtccaacggactccttccatTTTACCACCAAAACTCTTTTCTCATCAATTTCTATTGTTAAGCTCTTTAAGAGTTGTTTACATATTATTTTGTGTAGTTAATTCTTGAGCTTCTTGCATCTGTGTATGTACAAACCAGACTTGGTTATTAATATATTGATTCCCCTACTTGaagtgtggacgtaggcaattTCTGAACCACGATAAATTTGTGTGTCTCATTTGTCTATCTTGTAAAttcataattatatttttttgctcTTCTAATTTGTTTCTAAATCCTAACAGGAGACTTTGTGTGGGCAGGCTTTCAAAGCCAAACAACTTGGGATTCTGGGAGTTTATATGCAGCACTCTTTAGTTATATTTCTGGCCAACACCTGCCTTAcgttataaacaataaatattttaaGCTACAGTTTTTACAGTGAAATGGGTATCACGCGAATGACATGGTGTCGAATGAAAAATAGTTGTGAACCACACCCTTTGATTGTAGTTGCTTGTaggttgtaatttttttttgaatcaagTTATTACTGTGGGGTTGAATTTATCCAATTGGAGAACAAAGCTAATGTCTATCTAAGCTTCAACTTTGAAAATTTTCAATGTGTCTATTACTTATACGCGTGATGTTAAGTTGTcctatttctttttactttgaatGTCAGTTGTCCATATTGTCCATAGTCACACTGAGGGAGAGAAGCTATTTTGAGACTTTGAATGGTAAGTAGAGTGTTTTTTCTATAGTCAATAGGAAAGAATTTAGTAATGAAAGAAAGCAATTTATGACAATAGTCATTTTTAAGAAAAATCATTGATACACATGCTTAGTTCTCATGAAATCAAATCACATGTAAATTAGATTCAAAAAACTTATAAGATTATTGAGCATCTTTGAGATTATATTTATGGCAAAAATAAATTACTGCTagtgaaaaaaaatattttatacatATCTACAATTCACCTATATTTAAATGTACTTAGTAATAATGAATTAATTTAGATAGCAATAAATATGATAATAAAGTAAGAAGATTAGGATATTCAGTTAAAAATTAACGATGGAATAATATTATTGATGTCATGTAAACTGAATTTGTTGTATTGTCTTAGAATTAGAAATGGAACTTAAAAACTTGAAGCTTAATTTCTAGATTGTAGGTTCAATCTTGATTGTTGTGAATTTAAGCTATGACTTTTGGATCTAAACTACAAAAATGCAGACTATAAACCCTATTAAACCTAATTAATGATGTCAAATTTTCTTGTAAGGATTGTTGTGTTTATAAACATCTTAGAAGAATCTATAAGATCATTAAAGTGAATTTCTCCCAAGAAAGATGCATGGATCAACAAATTTAGAGATTTTAGTGAAGATTGAAAGATATCACGCAAAAGCATGCGAGTCATTGCTACATGAACAATGAAGTCCATGAAGAATATTACGAAACAAAAAATAGAATGAAGGCAATTGagaagattttggtttttatgtgTGGGTTCTTGAATAATAAATAGTATACTTGGATGAGATTGTTTATGAAAGAGATATCTAATTAACATCAATAGTAAACAACAATATTGTTACATCtcatattataatttttttcatcTTTCAAACTATTATCATCtctaaaatgtctttatataacCTCAATAGCAAGCCACTTTAGAAAGACTATCATCTTCAATAAAAAGCCTATGGGAAACTTTAGTAGAGGGTTGATTAACTTAAATATcaaccatcatcaacaacatctaggACTAGTTTATCAACAAGTATGGTGAGAAATATATGGGGAAACTTCAACAACAAGGTAAATTTGACTgtaagttaggataaaatttcatgacATGGACTATAATGGACACTTATCTTTGTCACTTGTCTAGTTGACTCATTTGATTATAGTAGCATTTTAGTCTAATATCACATTCTTTTATTGGTTATATGCAAGCATTTTAGGTGGATTGATAGAAAATATTATTCCTTTTAACAAAATAAtatctttatatttatattatattatatttatataattatattttgacAATTTCTCTTTCCTCTTTAttagattatttattttattaaggtGGATGTTTTTCATACTCATATGGGAATTTGTTTTATTCTATTGGATATATCACAATTGATAATTAGGTAATTAGGAATTCCTACATAATATTTGGAACAATGCAACTACTACCTTGGTAGAATAGGGGATATTCAATAAAAAAGAATGAGTAAATCACTAGGATAACTCcaagaaaaaataaaatcattgatGCTCTTGTGTAGAGAGTGAATAGATCTCCTAAGTGAGTTTGTAATTCCtcatcaaaaggacaaagggaaaatttTACAAAACTACTTTTTAAAAACACAACCAAAAACCAAAGACACAACATAACACGTCACTCACTACACTATGCATAGAAATATTTTATGGATCACAATGAAATAAGAGAAATGAGAATAATAACAATCTCACAATCTAATATTGTGGATCACAATGAaatatttcctatggaggtggatatttggtggaggggaaaggaTTGGTTTCTTCTTGCTGCTAGAGAGCATTGGTTGTTATCTTTTTGCTTCATTCTttgtcctatagaggtggagatctttcctattgaggtggagagatggaatgcTAAGGATTTTAGACTTTTGGTGCTCCTCTTTCTGCTGGCTTTGGATGCATGTTTCTTCTCTCAAAGGTGTCTCCTTAGGTGGGTCTGGAAGTTCTTTCTCCTAGACTCCCAGCTTGTCTCCTGGACTAGTTCATTTTCgttgtttcttggtttggcctcCTTCCTTCTAGTTTTTGGGGTCTTTGTTCCCCCTTTTTCTAGTTGTGGGTTCCTGGTTTATCCCACAGGCATGCCGGTTGCTATTAGTTTTAAAGGGCCCAGTCTGTCTTTGTACTATCTTTGGTTTGGGGAAAATCTTGTGTTTGGTGTTCTGAGCTCAtcatttaaggttgagggtgcctAGCAAAACCCATGGTTgctggttttgggttccattttataACCTAGTTtaaaggttgagggagcctttcaaaacccctactggccagattcaaattgtatgaatatctgTTGTAATCTAGTGTTGTTATTGAAGGTTAGGGTTACCTTTCAAAACCCTAAAAGTTGGCTGAGGGTGCTTGTTATACCCTCGATTATTACTCTTCCATGCTATAGTTTGGAGTTGTAACTTTGTTGGGTGTGGTGTGACTATGCTGGATGTTGCTAGTTTTAGTCATCTTTGCTGGATTTTGGCTAcagtttttcattgtttatttcttttagTAGCTTGCTTTGTTGGGTTCTAAATCCTagtaaaatctattgggtttcaggtccctcaaaaaacctgttgtatggggttttgggtcccctcaaagcctatttttcccctaataaaaaatCAATCTCACATTGTATAAGAAAGGTGACATCAATACAAGACTCAATAATCATTTGACAAATCCACCATGACATGAATGGATACTAACtcattgtcatgttctcttgcaaCACCATACAAGGATAAAATTAGGGAAACATTATCCTCTAATCCACTCAACAAGACCATAGATGATCCTTAATAGAAGAAACTACTATGCCTTTAACAATCATATAGATCTTTCTAAATAGAAATTGGAACAAATCCACAAGGctaaatgaaaaatccaaattttagaaaaatttgaatttgaggaatCTCAAGGATGGACAAATGAAGAAATAAATAGTAGGGCCTAGGAGAAAACCAAAGAAATGGTTGAAACCTTTGAGAGCTAGTGATTTAttgtaaaggaaaagaaaaaaaatcaagaaagaGGCTAATAACCCCCAACTCAAAGCTAAAGTGGCTAATAAGATGAAACAAAGCTATGAGGTCCTCATGAGAAATATCAAAGAGCTTGTTGAGAACTACAAGGAGTAACTAAAGAGAACAATTCTCACTATACAGGTATTGCAATAGGAGTTGGAATAGCTTAAGGAGAAGGAGGAGAAACTTGAAGGAGTGAGGAAGTGGTGCCCATGGCTCACAACAACCTCTTTCTTGAAGATCCGAAAAAAAGAAATATATGATGGATTTCCCTAATTACCCAATTTAGGTTGTTTCCTCTCCTCCTCGCCAATTTTTCATCTATCACCTCCGGTCTCAAAAATCACCTCATTAGCATCATATTTTGAACTATCGACATTTAACCTCCCTTTAGAAATAAACTTTGTTACTTCTAAAGTTCCTTAGATTCTTGTTACCCTGGTTCCTCTTGTCCTTGTGTCAACTTAGTGGTTTGGAACTATCTTTAATGTTCTTGAGTTCTAAAAAACCTGATCTTATGATCCTTATGATGCTTACATATGCCTATTGGCTGATTGGTTGACTCAGGAACTTCAACATCACTTCCATGATGTTCACGTGCCTAACCTTTCGAAGTGGACGATACTCCTctaaaagaaacaaaacacaataaGTAATGAAATAAGTCATGTGTGCATAAGAATATCAAAGGATTTGGGAACTTATGGAATCATTCTTTGAAATCTTTAATTTGCTGATCACCGTGAATTACACTTTTTCCAAGACCTAATCCCAAGAATATTTGCATGTATGTCTCCATAATGGCTATTTGATGGTGAATGCCATACAAAGGTGGTGGCACGAGTTATAGAATTAAATGATGTCATTTCTTGTAGATGACATTTAATATGTTTTCTTTTGCCCATTAATTATGACCTTTGAAGTTGGCTAAAGTAATGTATTAGCATAGTTCAATATGAATTATTCTTCTCAAAATGGTTTTTCCCCATAGTTATTAGTTTCCTATAGTTAACCTTGATTTGAATTTGCCAGAGAATGAACAAGGAGATATTATCCTTAGATTATATGCTCTTGCATGGAAGCAAAAAACTTGTTTTGTAGGGTATAGGGAGACAATGACATTGCTGGGAAAGATAGAAAGGCCAATTGATAATCACAATCACTAGTTGTGAGAGGAGATTGTTGCAATCAGAAATCCAGGAAATTAGTCCAACAATTGATTGCCAAAAATGGTATTTTGAGGAGACAGTCTTGCACCCATAATGCTACCAGATATAGAATTCACAAAAAATACATAGGAGGACATACTTATTGGGTTGACAAACTTGACTAGGAAATGCAAGCATAGTTATGCTAAATACATGTGCGTGAGTTTTGTGCTTGAAGATAAAGAGGAGAAAGCTGAAAGATGTGATGCCTTTCTTCATAGGGAGCTGGACATGTGAAGGAATCCTTATACCCctgtcatttgagtagcagttaGAATAGTCAAGATAGGTTTCCAATTTTGGATTGGAATTGTGAACTCCTGTAATGCCATGTGTGTTTCGAGATATATTTTAGTTTTACTTTGATAAAAATGGTTCTTTCCGAGAAACCATTGTCTTTACAAAGCTATTTTCTTTAATATATAGCAATAGGTAGAAGACAAAAGGGGAGTATTGACCCCCCTTATAATTTGATGCATAGGTGAGAATCAATCAACTATCACTTTTGTGCTTTGAAAAGTCACATTATGTTAtcctttaaataaaaaaataattttatatatagaaaattaagactttgtgcttttcaAAGTGATTCTAAGAATGTGAATTTTTTTAAACTTTGTATTAATACATATTCTTTTGGTTGTCATTTACTTTGATATTTGCAATCATTTCTTTGATTTCACCTACCTATTATGTTATGGATGTAAATGTTTACAAAACTTTGAGTCTTGATGCTTTTACATCATTTGAGAAGGATATTTGTTAGTCTCTTGTTTCCGTTTGTTATGTGTAATGAATGGGTGAACTTTGAATCACCTATCTCATGTTTATATCAATGTTTCTATGTTTACCTTTCcttctttctagttaaaagcataacCTATAAAAACCCcaattatatcataagagggagttatACCTCTAAAATATAGAGGAAAATTACTAATTTAATTAGCAATTTCTCCAACTGTTTGTTGCATATTTGTCTCTAGCAAAAGGGCATAGAGAGTTATCGATTATCTTCTTAATGAAAACATTGTACACAAGAACAAGTCAATATAGTTGACGAGGATTCAATCCCTAAGCATGTGTCTTTTGAGGGAGAACTAGACTTTATGTAGAAGGAATGACAAATAGTTAGATGCCTAAATTTATTAGTAATAGTAATCAATATGGTGGTCCCTTGCTAAGtttctttgtgtttttttttttcaattcttctTTATAGACTCAATGTGTTTTATTTTTTCTTGACTAATTTCACTCTTGGTGATATTAGCTCCATTTTCCTTAATGGAAAATTTGTCATAGATCTGGGCCCTTTCCTGTACTTATCTAATCCTAAAATCTCCATAATAATGCACATCAAACGAAAGTATATCACTAAATACAAGAATTGGATATAAATCATGAATTGAGAAAAAATAAATTATGCTTCACCTATAAGGAActatttttcacttgatcatacaTTCATTGTATGATTCAAGAGCTAAATAACCTAAACCAAAAAGTGAAGAACAAGACCTAGAATTGGAGATTGGagaagaagataaagaaaaggatcatgataCTATTCTAGGAAGTAATTTTACAAATATTTTAGACTCGTACATAAAGATACAACCCATTTAGATTTTGAGGAATTTTGAAGGGATGAGGTGTCACTATACTCATTGAAATTGGTGCTACTCACAATTCTATAAGTGAGGGGGATTAGTGGTAATATTGGTTATCAAAATAGAAtatataaatgaatttaatattatTATCAGTAATAGCTTGTCTATTTAATGCACCAAAAAAAAATCCTAGTTGAATCTTACCCTAGTACAATGTAAATGATGAGTTCTATGTTGTCAACATTGGAGGAATAGATACACTATTGGAAAATCAATGATTGCAATCATTAATGGAAATCATGCAAAATATCTAAGCCATGGAATTAAATTTTCAACCCATATAAAAAGATGTAATACATTGAGGAAAGACAAATGaaatataatgaaaataaattctagTCATGAAAATTTAGATTCGGTAGTGAAATTTCTAGTGTTAAAGATAAAATCTTCCAAAAGAAAAGGATTATACCACAAGGTGTAGAAAGTCCTAGACaagaattttaaattattttagtaGCATCTTTATTAGAAGAATCCTTAACATAGGTTTTAGAAATGTAATTGAGTTAGTGAAATCCTCTAAGCTTTCTATCACCACCCATTACCACCATTTATAAGGATGTGTTAACTAACACCAGCTAAAGTATGTTTAGATTCAAGCATCAAACAATTTTAAAGAAAACTTTACTTGAATAAATTTACAAGTACATGATTATATTCAGCTAAACATACATATGGAAGGAAAAATCATGTTAATTCTATCTATAAACTATGAGCAATTGAAAAGAGTAATGTATTCTATATATGAAATCCATGGGATGAAATACATTGCAAAATACGGTAGCTTATGTAAGCCTTATTACAAATTTTCATGTATAAATACATGATTGCATACCAAACTATATAAACCGCTTACTAAACAGTAACACAATTCAATATATTAACTAAAGAAACTTAATTTATGTCTTACAATGTAAATAAACACAATCTAACATATACTAAGGTTTTTAAATCATAAGGACTTAAAAAGCCAGCATCGTTCACTCAATAATCTTCTCATCATTATGAGAATAGAAACAATGCCAAGCCTATCAACTTAGTTATTTATTAAAAGTTTGAAGTATGGAGACAAAGTTCTTCATGTCTCTTTCATTAACTTGAAAATTATTGCTAGTGAACATATCACTCATCTTTTTCGCATTAGATTTGATTTGTGCTCCTCCTTCTTCTATCATTATGGCTCTAATTGCTTCACTAATATCATCCTTAGTAAAAGATCCATCGTTTTGATTTCTTCTCACTTCTATTCCCACCTTAAGCTCTCATGCAAGCTTTGCATTTAACCCTTGCTCAAATTGCATTGGAAGAGTTATGAGGGGCAACCCAAACCTTAAGCCTTCTGTCATGGAATTCCATCCACAATGAGTTAAAAAGGCCCCTGTAGAAGCATGATTCAAAATGTTTAACTGTGGAGCCCACTTTGTCATCAGTAATCCCTTATCCTACAAAATCATTTAAAGAGTTAGAATTGGTTTTCAAATACAACACattattgttaattttttttgaataaaaataagTACTGTgttttgaatataaaaaaatagCTAAGATTCATCATATTGATCTATTTTATTGTCCTAAAGATTCCAAAAGGACCAAGTGAAGAGATGGCGCCTAGCATACCCCGATCTGATCTTGAAAACCTTGCACCAAGTCATTTCCGGCAGGCAGAAACCAGAGAAATGACACGTTGCTCTCTTGCAGACCCATTGCAATTGGAGTGAACTGTTCGTTGGTGAGATTGTACTCGCTACCAAAAGACAAGACCACCACCGAAGCAGCGGGCTGCTTGTCGAGCCACTGCAAGCAAATGTCATCAACGGGGAGTGGCGGGAGTTTACGCATGAGTATTCCAACAGGGTACACTGGCCGCTTCACCAGGCTTTGCAAATACTCGATGTACACTCCTTCCAACTCCAAACACGTATTGCACACCACTGCCCAACTCTCCCGCAAGCAAATGCTGGAACGCTCGGCAACGCTAAGGCCACCTGGATGCTTGCAATATAGCAGCTCCATGGCCTTCCGCGCATCGAACAACGTGAAATGAATATTGGATGAAGGGAAACCATTCGGCGATGCAGTCATATTCTCGGGGATTGGGTTTCCTGATGCCATAATTAGCTCCCCTTCAATATAGCAGAAACTGGTGACTCCCGGTGGGACGAATAATATGGGGGCAATGGGATTTGGCTGCTTGGCAGCCACACGAGGAACCCAATACTGCATCACATCGAAGATAACAAAATCTGGTGATAGCTTTTGCAACAGCGCTTCGAAGGGCTTCTCCAAAAGGTCCATTGCGACTGTGAGTAAAGGTAGTTTTACTTTCCCTTCTGGTCTCTTAACAAGTTCGGCGGAGCACTCTACGCCTGTTGGCAGCCCCTCCACGGAGGGCATCGGCAACTCGATCAGATCTATCCCCGGTGAATCCCACACTTGCGGTGTAATTCGTAACTTAATATTCATTGGAGTAGAGACAATGAAAACTTTAAGACCATGACTCGTCAGCCTTTTGCCAAGCTCAACGAAGGGCGTTATGTGACCGTGGGCAAGCCACGGAAACACCACCACACGAAGCTCTCTCTgcttttcttccaccattgttgatgcTAACAAACAACAAGCTCAAGTTTCAGCTAACAAAGAAGAAGCAGCTGAAGTTTCAGCTAATAAAGAAGCAGCTCAAGTTTCAGCTAACAAAGAACAAGTACACACTACTTTAAGCTTCCGATGCGTTTATATAGACGATTTTCCACGACTGCTAAACGTTTTGCACGCGACTGACCTAGGAATGATGTCTAGCTGCCCTTCCGAATAGGGTATAGCTGTCCTTCCAAAACGTTTCGAAAACACATCAGAGGTTTTGCTCTCGTATACAAACAAATTACAACCATTCATATAATGTAAGGGAACAATCATTATAGTGATGTACTGTCTACTTTTGGTCCCCACCATCA
This window harbors:
- the LOC131034403 gene encoding cyanidin-3-O-glucoside 2-O-glucuronosyltransferase-like; amino-acid sequence: MVEEKQRELRVVVFPWLAHGHITPFVELGKRLTSHGLKVFIVSTPMNIKLRITPQVWDSPGIDLIELPMPSVEGLPTGVECSAELVKRPEGKVKLPLLTVAMDLLEKPFEALLQKLSPDFVIFDVMQYWVPRVAAKQPNPIAPILFVPPGVTSFCYIEGELIMASGNPIPENMTASPNGFPSSNIHFTLFDARKAMELLYCKHPGGLSVAERSSICLRESWAVVCNTCLELEGVYIEYLQSLVKRPVYPVGILMRKLPPLPVDDICLQWLDKQPAASVVVLSFGSEYNLTNEQFTPIAMGLQESNVSFLWFLPAGNDLVQGFQDQIGDKGLLMTKWAPQLNILNHASTGAFLTHCGWNSMTEGLRFGLPLITLPMQFEQGLNAKLA